GAGAACGATCTTTCAGGTCATTATTAAAGACGTGGTACTGACCGTTACATTTGACCACAAGTTCCTGAAGCTCCTCGCTTTCTGCCAAGAAGTTCTCAATAGTTTCACCATGAAGCTGGTCACCATGGGTAAAGAGAACCATGCTGTATTTGTCTGATTCCTCTCCGAAGATTTTTTGAATCTTCTGAACTgtgttcttctcttcttctgtaaaTCTGCCCAGTCTGATGACGACCAGGAAGATGTGAGGTCCAGGAGAAGCATAAGTAATGCACTGGGCAATGTCCTTATTGGTTGTCTGTTCATCAGTGCTGGTGTCAAACAGACCTGGAGTGTCGATGACAGCAACTTTTTGTCCCTCCACCTCACCAGAGGCCTTAGCAGAGTGTTTGGTCAAAGATTTA
The Larimichthys crocea isolate SSNF unplaced genomic scaffold, L_crocea_2.0 scaffold66543, whole genome shotgun sequence DNA segment above includes these coding regions:
- the LOC113745347 gene encoding GTPase IMAP family member 7-like encodes the protein FILSEPTRYNNEEIRIVMVGKSGAGKSATANTILGKRSFESKFSPKSLTKHSAKASGEVEGQKVAVIDTPGLFDTSTDEQTTNKDIAQCITYASPGPHIFLVVIRLGRFTEEEKNTVQKIQKIFGEESDKYSMVLFTHGDQLHGETIENFLAESEELQELVVKCNGQYHVFNNDLKD